The following are encoded in a window of Qingrenia yutianensis genomic DNA:
- a CDS encoding 4Fe-4S dicluster domain-containing protein — translation MRKFDTKVQHLKYKVLREVARQAWSDTLLKNVLEIPKIIVPGNTPTMRCCVYKERAILEERVKLAMGGKDDDENIIQVIDIACDECPVGGYEVTNACRGCLAHRCEDVCKRGALSFDENHVAHIDKSKCVECGACAKVCPYTAIVSRKRPCQNACKIKAISMDENKAAKIDDEKCISCGACVYQCPFGAITDKSYILNVVDLLKKSLADKEYKLYAVVAPSISSQFTYAKLGQVITGLKELGFHTVIEAALGADMVAQAESKELAEKEFLTSSCCPAFVAYIEKNFPDLVQFVSHNPSPMTAISKYIKDTDKNAKIVFIGPCTAKKAEAHKENVKKYIDAVLTFEELQALFDSRDIDITSLEEGVLDNASYYGRIFARSGGLADAVAEGLKEQGLDKDFTLKAVSCDGIEQCRIALLKKSKNLLDANFIEGMACSGGCIGGAGCLTHGEKNKLDVDKYGKEALEKTIADAVSVLK, via the coding sequence ATGAGAAAATTTGATACAAAGGTGCAACATTTAAAATATAAAGTGCTTCGTGAGGTTGCGCGTCAGGCGTGGAGTGATACCCTGCTTAAAAATGTGCTTGAAATACCCAAAATCATTGTGCCGGGAAACACCCCCACAATGCGTTGCTGTGTTTATAAAGAACGCGCAATTTTGGAGGAGAGAGTAAAGCTTGCAATGGGAGGAAAAGATGATGACGAAAACATCATTCAGGTTATAGACATTGCCTGTGACGAGTGTCCCGTGGGCGGATACGAAGTTACAAACGCATGTAGAGGTTGTCTTGCGCACCGATGCGAGGACGTCTGCAAAAGAGGCGCTTTGTCGTTTGACGAAAACCACGTTGCGCATATAGACAAGTCGAAATGCGTGGAGTGCGGTGCGTGCGCAAAGGTTTGCCCGTATACCGCAATAGTAAGCCGAAAACGTCCGTGTCAGAACGCGTGCAAAATTAAGGCTATTTCTATGGATGAAAACAAAGCGGCGAAAATAGACGACGAGAAATGTATTTCGTGCGGTGCGTGCGTATACCAGTGCCCGTTCGGCGCGATTACCGACAAATCGTATATATTAAACGTTGTGGATTTGCTCAAAAAAAGCCTTGCCGACAAAGAGTACAAGCTTTATGCGGTGGTTGCTCCGTCAATTTCAAGCCAGTTTACATATGCAAAACTCGGTCAGGTTATAACCGGTCTTAAAGAGCTCGGTTTCCACACCGTTATCGAGGCGGCGCTGGGTGCTGATATGGTCGCGCAGGCAGAGTCGAAAGAGCTTGCGGAAAAAGAATTTTTAACAAGCTCGTGCTGTCCGGCGTTCGTTGCGTATATCGAGAAAAATTTCCCCGATTTGGTGCAGTTCGTGTCGCATAATCCGTCGCCTATGACCGCAATTTCAAAATATATAAAAGATACCGACAAAAACGCAAAAATCGTGTTTATCGGACCCTGCACGGCGAAAAAAGCCGAGGCGCATAAAGAAAACGTTAAAAAATACATTGACGCGGTGCTCACGTTTGAAGAATTGCAGGCGCTTTTCGACAGCCGTGACATTGACATCACCTCGCTTGAGGAGGGCGTGCTCGACAATGCGTCTTATTACGGCAGAATTTTTGCACGCAGCGGAGGTCTTGCCGATGCTGTTGCCGAGGGACTCAAGGAACAGGGGCTCGACAAAGATTTCACCCTCAAAGCTGTGTCGTGTGACGGCATCGAGCAGTGCAGAATTGCGCTTCTTAAAAAGAGCAAAAATCTTCTTGACGCAAACTTTATCGAGGGTATGGCGTGCTCGGGCGGCTGCATAGGCGGTGCCGGCTGTCTTACTCACGGCGAGAAAAACAAGCTCGATGTCGATAAATACGGCAAAGAGGCGCTGGAAAAAACCATTGCCGACGCAGTATCCGTTTTAAAATAA
- the rny gene encoding ribonuclease Y encodes MFCVIAAALCIAAFFGGVAYRKKIAEAKLGDAEKQAEEIIAAAKKEAETKKKETLLSAKEEIHKNRTEFDKEMKDRRFEISRQERRIEQKEANLDKKMDALDKKDEKLNQKIKELDVLTEETKKTKQQQLEMLEKISGLSVDEAKDYLLKNVEDEVRHESAIMIKNIVDEAKEEADKKAKNIISTAIQKCAADHVAEATVTVVSLPNDEMKGRIIGREGRNIRTLETLTGIDLIIDDTPEAVVLSGFDPIRREIARVALEKLIVDGRIHPARIEEMVEKARKEVEAIIKQEGEQATFDTGVHGLHPEIIRLLGKLKYRTSYGQNVLKHSIEVSNLAGIMAGELGTDVKLAKRAGLLHDIGKAMDHEIEGSHIEIGVDIAKKHKECAEVINAIASHHGDTEPTSIVACIVQACDAISAARPGARRENLETYIKRLEALEEIANSFDGVEKSFAIQAGREIRIIVKPENVKEDETILVARDIVKRIESELEYPGQIKVNVIRETRAVEYAK; translated from the coding sequence ATATTCTGCGTTATCGCAGCAGCACTGTGTATTGCCGCTTTTTTCGGCGGTGTTGCATATAGAAAGAAAATTGCCGAGGCAAAATTGGGCGATGCGGAAAAACAGGCTGAAGAAATAATCGCTGCAGCCAAAAAAGAAGCGGAAACCAAAAAGAAAGAAACGCTTCTTTCCGCAAAGGAAGAAATTCATAAAAACCGCACCGAGTTTGACAAGGAAATGAAAGATCGAAGATTTGAGATTAGCCGTCAGGAAAGACGGATTGAACAAAAAGAGGCAAATCTGGACAAAAAAATGGACGCACTGGACAAAAAAGACGAAAAATTAAATCAAAAAATCAAAGAACTTGACGTTTTGACCGAGGAAACCAAAAAGACCAAACAGCAGCAGCTTGAAATGCTGGAGAAAATTTCGGGTCTTTCGGTGGACGAGGCAAAAGATTACCTCCTCAAAAATGTTGAGGACGAAGTAAGGCACGAGTCGGCGATAATGATTAAAAATATCGTAGACGAGGCTAAAGAAGAGGCAGACAAAAAGGCGAAAAACATCATCAGTACGGCAATTCAGAAATGTGCCGCAGACCACGTTGCCGAGGCGACCGTTACGGTTGTTTCGCTTCCCAACGACGAAATGAAGGGAAGAATTATCGGCCGCGAGGGCAGAAACATCAGAACGCTTGAAACGCTTACGGGCATCGACCTTATCATTGACGATACTCCCGAGGCGGTTGTTCTTTCGGGCTTTGATCCGATAAGGCGCGAAATTGCACGCGTTGCGCTTGAAAAACTTATTGTAGACGGCAGAATTCACCCGGCGCGCATTGAAGAAATGGTTGAAAAGGCGCGCAAAGAGGTTGAAGCGATTATCAAGCAGGAAGGCGAACAGGCTACGTTCGATACGGGCGTTCACGGTTTGCACCCCGAAATCATAAGGCTTCTCGGTAAGCTTAAATACCGCACAAGCTACGGTCAGAATGTGCTTAAACATTCAATCGAAGTATCAAACCTTGCAGGCATTATGGCAGGCGAGCTGGGCACGGACGTTAAACTGGCTAAAAGAGCAGGGCTCCTGCACGATATAGGCAAGGCTATGGATCACGAAATCGAGGGTTCTCACATTGAAATCGGTGTTGACATTGCCAAAAAGCACAAAGAGTGCGCAGAGGTTATCAACGCGATTGCATCGCACCACGGCGATACCGAGCCGACAAGCATTGTTGCCTGCATTGTTCAGGCTTGCGACGCTATTTCGGCGGCGCGTCCCGGTGCGAGAAGAGAAAACCTTGAAACTTACATCAAACGTCTTGAGGCGCTCGAAGAAATCGCAAATTCGTTCGACGGCGTTGAAAAGTCGTTTGCAATTCAGGCAGGACGCGAAATCAGAATTATCGTTAAGCCCGAGAATGTTAAAGAGGACGAAACGATTTTGGTTGCACGCGATATTGTTAAACGTATCGAGTCCGAGCTTGAATATCCCGGTCAGATTAAGGTTAACGTTATCAGAGAAACCAGAGCGGTGGAATACGCTAAATAA
- the yfmF gene encoding EF-P 5-aminopentanol modification-associated protein YfmF, translating to MQEVKKFNVANGVSLNFIDDKKYKTVSVSVYLSRRLDRAEVTKNSLLSSVLAQGTKNLPTAKDIDRYLKSLYGAAYSVSVQKKGDVQAIAFEFSTLNEKYSEKGIIKKCFDMMFEFMFNPLTENGAFSKKYVDIEKANLETDINALINDKRAYADFRCIEEMCKGESTAIREIGYIEDLADIDEKNLYAHYKNIISSSPIDIFVVGDVDADEIYAYLNDAFSVLKPDIKPIKINVGKKDADEIRYVDESMDVTQGKLSIGLRTNVSPLDNDYWALLVGNSIFGSGAHSKLFNNVREKLSLAYYAYSRISRYNSVMLIGSGIEFENFKKAKKEIFFQLEAVKKGDFSENDLFVAKQFIINRYKSYYDSPALMKDYYYGNILLGYDVSIEEAIEKASAVTAEEIIYAFCKINTDTVYFLKGRE from the coding sequence ATGCAGGAGGTTAAAAAATTTAACGTTGCAAACGGCGTGAGCCTTAATTTCATAGATGATAAAAAATATAAAACCGTTTCGGTATCGGTTTATTTGAGCCGTCGTTTAGACCGTGCCGAGGTTACGAAAAACTCGCTTTTGTCGAGCGTTTTGGCGCAGGGAACAAAAAACCTTCCCACAGCAAAGGATATTGACCGATACTTAAAAAGCCTTTACGGCGCGGCATATTCGGTGTCGGTGCAGAAAAAAGGCGATGTTCAAGCCATTGCGTTTGAATTTTCAACGCTTAACGAAAAATATTCCGAAAAGGGAATTATAAAAAAATGTTTCGATATGATGTTTGAATTTATGTTCAATCCGCTCACCGAAAACGGCGCGTTTTCCAAAAAATACGTCGATATTGAAAAGGCAAATCTCGAAACCGACATAAACGCGCTGATAAACGATAAACGCGCGTATGCGGACTTCCGCTGCATTGAGGAAATGTGCAAAGGCGAGAGCACTGCAATCCGCGAAATCGGCTATATTGAGGATTTGGCGGACATAGACGAAAAAAATCTTTACGCACACTACAAAAACATAATTTCGTCAAGTCCCATCGACATTTTTGTTGTAGGCGACGTTGACGCGGACGAAATTTATGCTTACTTAAATGACGCTTTCAGCGTTTTGAAACCTGACATCAAGCCGATAAAAATTAACGTCGGCAAAAAAGATGCGGACGAAATCCGCTATGTTGACGAGAGTATGGATGTTACCCAGGGCAAGCTTTCAATAGGTCTGCGAACGAACGTTTCTCCGCTCGATAACGACTACTGGGCGCTTTTGGTCGGAAACAGCATTTTCGGTTCGGGCGCACATTCAAAGCTTTTCAACAACGTGCGCGAAAAATTGAGTCTTGCGTATTATGCGTATTCGCGCATTAGCCGATACAATTCGGTTATGCTTATCGGCTCGGGCATTGAATTTGAAAATTTCAAAAAGGCGAAAAAAGAAATTTTCTTCCAGCTTGAGGCGGTTAAAAAGGGTGATTTCAGCGAAAACGACCTCTTTGTTGCAAAGCAGTTTATCATAAACCGCTATAAATCCTACTACGATTCGCCCGCGCTTATGAAAGATTACTATTACGGAAACATTCTTTTGGGTTATGATGTTTCGATTGAAGAAGCGATTGAAAAAGCCTCGGCGGTTACGGCGGAGGAGATTATTTATGCGTTCTGCAAAATAAACACCGACACGGTATATTTCTTGAAAGGGAGGGAATAA
- a CDS encoding spore coat protein CotJB: MKISADEVLNCGCKTAPDNKCAGNQEMQNGNDWDSLGRTELLRRIDEIGFAAYDLQLFLDTHRDCEEALELYKSLTFTYRAAVKAYEAKYGPLSAMNSSDKTPFEWVSDNLKWPWQKEGEM, translated from the coding sequence ATGAAAATTTCGGCAGATGAAGTTTTAAACTGCGGCTGCAAAACCGCGCCGGATAACAAATGCGCCGGTAATCAGGAAATGCAAAACGGCAATGACTGGGACAGCTTGGGAAGAACCGAGCTTTTGAGAAGAATTGACGAAATCGGCTTTGCGGCATATGATTTGCAGTTGTTTTTGGATACGCACCGCGACTGCGAGGAGGCGCTGGAGCTTTATAAAAGCCTGACGTTCACCTACCGCGCCGCGGTTAAAGCATATGAGGCGAAATACGGCCCGCTTTCCGCGATGAATTCGTCGGATAAAACACCGTTTGAGTGGGTGTCCGACAATCTTAAATGGCCCTGGCAGAAGGAAGGAGAAATGTAA
- a CDS encoding transporter substrate-binding domain-containing protein: MFKRVLGLALAVVMCVSFAACGEKKSSEKVYKIATDTAFPPFEIPDVNGSDKLTGIDIDILAAIAEDQGFKYELDVLGFDAAVVALESNQADGVIAGMSITDKRKQTYDFSAPYYESGVVMAIAANNDTIKEYKDLAGKKVAAKRGTEGASFAEKLKEQYGFDITLFDDSPTMYMDVTSGNSVACFEDYPVMGYGISQGNGLKMVTEMEQGAPYGFAVMKGKNSELLKMFDKGLENIKANGKYQEILDKYISKN; this comes from the coding sequence ATGTTTAAAAGAGTGTTAGGTCTTGCTCTCGCAGTCGTTATGTGCGTATCTTTCGCGGCTTGCGGTGAGAAAAAATCGTCGGAAAAGGTTTATAAAATCGCAACCGACACAGCATTCCCTCCGTTTGAAATTCCCGATGTAAACGGTTCGGATAAGCTTACAGGTATTGATATTGACATTCTTGCGGCTATCGCAGAGGATCAGGGCTTCAAATACGAGCTTGACGTTCTCGGTTTCGACGCGGCGGTTGTTGCGCTTGAGTCAAACCAGGCAGACGGCGTTATCGCGGGTATGAGTATTACCGATAAAAGAAAACAGACTTACGATTTCTCGGCGCCTTACTATGAGTCGGGTGTTGTAATGGCTATTGCGGCAAACAATGACACAATCAAAGAATATAAAGACCTCGCCGGCAAAAAAGTTGCCGCAAAAAGAGGTACGGAGGGTGCTTCGTTCGCTGAAAAACTCAAAGAGCAGTACGGCTTTGACATTACGCTTTTCGACGATTCGCCCACAATGTATATGGACGTAACATCGGGCAACTCGGTTGCTTGCTTTGAGGACTATCCTGTAATGGGCTACGGCATTTCGCAGGGCAACGGTCTTAAAATGGTAACCGAAATGGAGCAGGGCGCACCTTACGGTTTTGCCGTTATGAAAGGCAAAAACTCCGAACTTCTTAAAATGTTCGACAAAGGTCTTGAAAATATCAAGGCAAACGGCAAATATCAGGAAATTTTGGACAAATATATAAGCAAAAACTAA
- a CDS encoding spore coat associated protein CotJA, which translates to MMQPIPLMPKDPMFSYAYIAFQPFGDLYGEREALNRGTVFKVLDIPFSSYKNNPIMNPFK; encoded by the coding sequence ATGATGCAGCCCATACCGCTTATGCCCAAAGACCCTATGTTTTCGTATGCCTATATAGCGTTTCAGCCGTTCGGCGATTTGTACGGCGAGCGCGAGGCATTAAACCGCGGAACGGTTTTCAAAGTGCTTGATATTCCGTTTTCGTCTTACAAGAATAACCCTATTATGAACCCGTTCAAATAA
- a CDS encoding amino acid ABC transporter ATP-binding protein — MPKVQIKNLHKYFEKNEVLKGIDLEVNEGEVVCVIGPSGSGKSTMLRCINLLEVPTDGEITVDGFKITDKKADLNKIRRNIGMVFQQFNLFPHLTVEQNITMAPVDAKIMTKDEAKKKARELLNRVGLAEKIDAYPQSLSGGQQQRVAIARALAMKPDIMLFDEPTSALDPEMVGEVLSVMKELAAEGMTMIVVTHEMGFAREVSDRVIFIDEGIIMEQGTPEEVFENPQNPRTIDFLNKVL, encoded by the coding sequence ATGCCAAAGGTACAAATAAAAAATCTGCATAAATATTTTGAAAAAAACGAAGTTTTAAAGGGTATTGACCTTGAAGTTAACGAAGGCGAAGTTGTCTGCGTTATCGGACCGTCCGGCTCGGGTAAATCGACAATGTTAAGGTGCATAAATCTTCTCGAAGTGCCGACAGACGGCGAAATCACCGTTGACGGGTTTAAGATAACCGACAAAAAAGCCGATTTGAATAAAATAAGACGCAACATCGGTATGGTGTTTCAGCAGTTCAACCTGTTTCCGCACCTCACCGTTGAGCAGAATATCACGATGGCGCCCGTTGACGCCAAAATTATGACAAAGGACGAGGCGAAGAAAAAGGCGCGCGAGCTTCTCAACAGAGTAGGTCTTGCCGAGAAAATCGACGCTTATCCGCAAAGTCTTTCGGGCGGTCAGCAGCAGAGGGTGGCAATCGCGCGTGCGCTTGCAATGAAGCCCGATATTATGCTGTTTGACGAGCCGACAAGTGCGCTTGACCCCGAAATGGTCGGCGAGGTTTTGTCGGTTATGAAAGAGCTTGCCGCAGAGGGTATGACTATGATTGTCGTAACTCACGAAATGGGCTTTGCGCGCGAGGTTTCGGACAGGGTAATTTTTATCGACGAGGGTATTATTATGGAGCAGGGAACACCGGAAGAAGTGTTTGAAAATCCGCAGAATCCGCGTACGATAGATTTTCTTAACAAGGTTTTATAA
- the thiT gene encoding energy-coupled thiamine transporter ThiT — protein MNNVSSKTRKLTNSAIMIALSLVLSFFAVFKAANGGDVTIGSMVPIMIIAFMYSTKWGILTSLVYTVLNMIFKQVVTTLPTEAFGSYALMIILDYVLAFGVFGLAGFFYRLMGSKRWAMPVSAAIVTFLRFLCHFASGIILWGSYAPEGQPVWIYSILYNGGYMLPELIINTVIVAILSVWAIPYVSKKFA, from the coding sequence ATGAACAATGTAAGCAGTAAAACAAGAAAACTTACAAACAGTGCTATAATGATAGCGCTTTCGCTGGTGCTTTCGTTTTTCGCGGTGTTTAAGGCGGCAAACGGCGGTGACGTGACAATCGGCTCGATGGTGCCGATTATGATAATCGCGTTTATGTACAGCACAAAGTGGGGAATTCTCACATCTTTGGTTTACACCGTGCTCAATATGATTTTCAAACAGGTTGTAACCACACTTCCCACCGAGGCGTTCGGCTCATACGCGCTGATGATTATTCTCGACTACGTTCTCGCTTTCGGCGTTTTCGGACTCGCAGGATTTTTCTATCGCCTTATGGGTTCAAAGAGATGGGCAATGCCTGTATCGGCGGCGATTGTAACGTTTTTGAGATTTTTATGTCACTTTGCGTCGGGAATAATTCTCTGGGGTTCGTATGCGCCCGAGGGTCAGCCGGTTTGGATTTATTCGATTTTGTATAACGGCGGATATATGCTCCCCGAGCTTATTATCAACACGGTTATCGTTGCCATTTTGAGCGTATGGGCAATTCCGTACGTATCGAAAAAATTCGCGTAA
- a CDS encoding serine/threonine-protein phosphatase, giving the protein MNNLCADIGYKSINHSGEQLCGDHVDIINHDDDAVVVLADGLGSGVKASILSTLTSKIISTMMADGLSLEDCVETIAATLPICSVRKVAYSTFTIIHLINNETAEIMQYDNPLVIMLRDGKNYDYPKTELNIGGKKIYKSLISLEEGDIFVAMSDGCPHAGIGTAYNFGWERDDIISFVETVSIAGYTAKTLSTIIADECDKLYGFEPGDDATACVVHIRKREPMNILFGPPSNRDDCGRMMSLFFSKEGKHIICGGTTSSIAAKYLGKPLRASLNFEQSDVPPIAYIDGVDLVTEGVITVNKVLTYAKDYLEDNESYTQWSMKRDGASLICRLLFEEATDINFFVGRAINPAHQNPELPINFNIKMNLVKELSDCLRRMGKRIKISYF; this is encoded by the coding sequence ATGAATAACCTATGCGCCGACATCGGCTACAAAAGTATAAATCACAGCGGAGAACAGCTTTGCGGCGACCACGTTGACATTATAAATCACGACGACGATGCGGTTGTGGTGCTTGCGGACGGTCTCGGCAGCGGTGTTAAGGCAAGCATTTTGTCCACTCTTACGTCGAAAATCATTTCAACTATGATGGCGGACGGATTGTCGTTGGAGGACTGCGTTGAAACCATTGCCGCAACACTTCCCATCTGTTCGGTGCGAAAGGTTGCGTATTCAACGTTTACGATTATTCATTTAATCAACAACGAAACTGCGGAAATTATGCAGTATGACAATCCGCTGGTTATAATGCTCCGTGACGGCAAAAATTACGATTATCCAAAAACGGAACTTAATATCGGAGGCAAAAAAATATATAAATCGCTTATAAGCCTTGAGGAGGGCGATATTTTTGTTGCAATGAGCGACGGCTGTCCTCACGCCGGTATCGGCACGGCATATAATTTCGGCTGGGAGAGAGATGACATTATAAGCTTTGTCGAAACCGTTTCGATCGCAGGCTATACGGCTAAAACGCTTTCCACAATCATTGCGGACGAGTGCGATAAGCTCTACGGCTTTGAGCCGGGCGACGACGCGACCGCGTGCGTTGTGCACATACGAAAGCGCGAGCCTATGAATATACTTTTCGGTCCGCCGTCCAACCGCGACGACTGCGGCCGTATGATGTCGCTTTTCTTCTCAAAAGAGGGAAAACACATCATCTGCGGAGGAACAACCTCGTCAATCGCAGCGAAATACCTAGGCAAACCCCTTCGGGCAAGCCTCAATTTCGAGCAGTCCGACGTTCCGCCTATTGCATATATCGACGGCGTGGATTTGGTCACCGAGGGAGTTATAACGGTAAACAAGGTTTTGACGTATGCAAAGGATTATCTTGAAGATAACGAAAGCTACACGCAGTGGAGTATGAAACGCGACGGCGCGTCGCTTATATGCAGACTTCTTTTTGAAGAGGCAACCGACATAAACTTTTTTGTCGGACGCGCGATAAATCCGGCGCATCAAAACCCGGAACTTCCGATAAATTTCAATATTAAGATGAATCTTGTAAAAGAACTTTCGGATTGCCTTAGAAGAATGGGCAAACGAATTAAGATAAGCTATTTTTAA
- a CDS encoding phage holin family protein has product MKNFIITSVGIAGGFILSLLGGWSNGLCTLIVFMAVDYLTGIISAGVFKNSSKTKSGALNSSVGFKGIFKKMGILFVVMLAYRIDITANTNFVKNSVIIAYIANEFLSITENLALMGLYMPSALKKAIDILQKEENDENTD; this is encoded by the coding sequence ATGAAAAATTTTATTATAACATCTGTCGGAATCGCCGGCGGATTTATCTTGTCGCTTTTGGGCGGTTGGTCAAACGGTCTGTGCACGCTGATAGTTTTTATGGCGGTTGACTATCTCACGGGCATAATTTCCGCGGGCGTTTTCAAAAACAGTTCCAAAACCAAGTCGGGCGCGCTCAACAGCAGTGTCGGATTTAAAGGGATTTTCAAAAAAATGGGAATTTTATTCGTTGTTATGCTCGCCTACCGCATAGACATCACGGCAAACACAAATTTTGTGAAAAACTCGGTTATTATCGCGTACATAGCGAACGAATTTTTGTCAATCACCGAAAATCTTGCGCTGATGGGACTTTATATGCCGTCGGCGCTTAAAAAGGCGATTGACATACTTCAAAAGGAGGAAAATGATGAAAATACTGATTGA
- a CDS encoding N-acetylmuramoyl-L-alanine amidase, whose protein sequence is MKILIDAGHNCKNFDTGCVGKISKEQDLTFEIAKSLYDILKKNGHAAHLTRRTKTEILGSGTVNSSLAKRAEICNAINPDLFLSIHINSGGGTGCEAYVYEKSGASLEFAQKCVAEMQKIGRVSRGVKSAPFYVLKNTNAPAVLFEAGFIDNAAEEKWICENTETIANALYAAICKKTDYPTATEAVAILQKCGIISDAEKWYNGTWDDADFKWLLRKTAAYIDKAQKR, encoded by the coding sequence ATGAAAATACTGATTGACGCAGGTCACAACTGCAAAAATTTTGACACAGGTTGCGTCGGAAAAATTTCAAAGGAACAGGATTTGACGTTTGAAATTGCAAAATCGCTTTATGATATTTTAAAGAAAAACGGCCACGCCGCGCACCTTACACGTCGGACGAAAACCGAAATTTTAGGCTCGGGAACAGTAAATTCCAGTCTTGCAAAGCGCGCGGAAATCTGCAACGCGATAAATCCCGATTTGTTTTTGTCAATTCACATAAATTCCGGCGGCGGCACTGGGTGCGAGGCTTATGTTTATGAAAAGAGCGGTGCGTCGCTCGAATTTGCGCAAAAATGCGTCGCCGAGATGCAGAAAATCGGCAGAGTGAGCCGAGGCGTGAAGTCGGCGCCGTTTTATGTTCTTAAAAACACAAATGCGCCCGCGGTGCTTTTTGAGGCAGGATTTATCGACAACGCCGCAGAGGAAAAATGGATTTGCGAAAACACAGAAACCATCGCAAATGCGCTTTATGCCGCAATTTGCAAAAAGACGGACTATCCCACCGCAACCGAGGCGGTTGCGATTTTGCAAAAATGCGGAATTATATCCGACGCGGAAAAATGGTACAACGGCACCTGGGACGACGCGGATTTCAAGTGGCTTTTGAGAAAAACGGCGGCATATATTGACAAAGCGCAGAAAAGATGA
- a CDS encoding amino acid ABC transporter permease, which produces MNFFEAFKAASPALLLGLKTTVQIAVISIILAIIVGIISCLMSISKFKPFAWIAKFYIWLIRGTPLLVQGFFIFYAFPQLMQTFIPSFRVNLYTACLTAFTANAGAYISEIFRGGILAVPKGQMEAARSLGLSKGKAMIKVILPQAFKISIPSLVNQCIITLKDTSILCALGLKDMVYHAKNIVSLGGNSPLAIWSIVAIFYLAVVTVLSLLSSFLERRLNYAKGTNKKSA; this is translated from the coding sequence ATGAATTTTTTTGAGGCATTCAAAGCGGCAAGCCCCGCACTTTTATTAGGACTTAAAACAACTGTTCAGATTGCGGTTATATCCATTATCCTTGCGATAATTGTAGGTATAATCAGCTGTCTTATGAGCATTTCAAAGTTTAAGCCGTTTGCGTGGATTGCAAAATTTTATATTTGGCTCATCAGAGGCACACCGCTTCTGGTGCAGGGTTTTTTTATATTTTATGCGTTCCCGCAGCTTATGCAAACGTTTATTCCATCGTTCCGCGTAAATTTATACACCGCGTGTTTAACCGCATTCACGGCTAACGCAGGTGCGTACATATCCGAAATTTTCCGCGGCGGAATTTTGGCCGTTCCGAAAGGACAAATGGAGGCGGCGCGGAGTCTTGGACTTTCAAAGGGCAAGGCTATGATTAAAGTTATTTTGCCGCAGGCATTTAAAATTTCAATCCCGTCGCTGGTTAACCAGTGTATCATAACGCTCAAGGATACGTCAATCCTTTGTGCGCTGGGACTTAAAGATATGGTGTATCACGCAAAAAACATCGTATCGCTCGGCGGAAACAGTCCGCTTGCAATCTGGAGCATTGTTGCAATCTTCTACCTTGCGGTGGTAACTGTTCTTTCGCTCTTGTCATCTTTCCTGGAAAGGAGATTGAACTATGCCAAAGGTACAAATAAAAAATCTGCATAA